A stretch of Kazachstania africana CBS 2517 chromosome 7, complete genome DNA encodes these proteins:
- the NCA2 gene encoding Nca2p (similar to Saccharomyces cerevisiae NCA2 (YPR155C); ancestral locus Anc_3.502) gives MLFDRSVLDAISRIDIQLESSFEHLTSQKHDLVFDESTRRHVGEYQDSLQHIKNIVANFQKKLSNEERGRRIWINFEPIFEISHRMESVQCETVDNPILHIMRQAIEQYILVLCFYVVLNESLVELPMTYESQLYYETVMHSKVNKLIYLVQASISRTLRLTKLIWRTLRSEKRPSSFTSFYDNEIKPVFTKVFMLQNYKFVGITGPQILLNLPGLMINNEIRLKLNKLNKINDFYTEKLGELIDNFHSADSGKECLSRFFNDRGKTMSLTQILNSTKEFSQGNEMQRWHKPGIIERYWPLGLIIFIKGPSILLTIWNSKDKIIAFVQENILEFTKSLITNWIWIPVKRIWATVKHDTNSEISMMSSGTLETEMDSLYRMLSSFYVENVKGTINEGKIYDDIKHGNLNDFMKIYESQMQKPIKNIVNGELIKSILIQIQKTKVDGSLALDGVDQILKSQELLFELIALSPSILLVYLLSISISRLLRLRGVFSNTKNVKLQLSKSLNKVEKLLNNDNRSKKENGILMIEISKIYSFGKLILPRSRKLEWVEDLEDMFYTSNNKLHVLNRLYHVYGKYL, from the coding sequence ATGCTATTTGACAGGTCTGTGTTGGATGCTATCTCGAGGATTGATATCCAATTGGAATCCTCTTTTGAGCATTTGACCTCTCAGAAACATGACTTGGTGTTTGATGAAAGTACTAGGCGTCATGTAGGCGAGTATCAGGACTCATTACaacatataaaaaatattgtggctaattttcaaaagaaactATCGAACGAGGAGCGTGGTAGAAGAATTTGGATCAATTTTGAGCCCATTTTTGAGATTTCACATCGTATGGAGTCTGTTCAATGTGAGACGGTAGATAATCCTATTCTACACATCATGAGACAAGCGATAGAACAGTATATACTGGTGTTGTGTTTCTACGTGGTATTGAATGAATCGCTGGTTGAGCTTCCTATGACATACGAGTCACAACTATATTACGAGACAGTTATGCATTCAAAGGTGAATAAATTAATCTATCTGGTACAAGCTTCGATATCAAGAACATTAAGATTGACGAAATTGATATGGCGTACGTTACGAAGCGAAAAGAGACCAAGTTCGTTTACATCATTTTATGACAATGAGATCAAACCTGTTTTCACGAAAGTTTTCATGTTACAAAACTATAAGTTTGTGGGTATTACAGGCCCACAAATCCTTCTCAATTTACCGGGCTTAATGATTAACAATGAAATACGTTTGAAGCTGAATAAActcaataaaataaatgatttttaCACTGAAAAACTTGGTGAGttaattgataatttccATAGTGCTGACTCGGGAAAAGAGTGTTTGTCGcgatttttcaatgacagAGGCAAAACTATGTCCCTGACGCAGATACTCAATTCAACAAAAGAGTTCTCCCAGGGAAATGAAATGCAGAGGTGGCATAAACCGGGAATAATCGAAAGATATTGGCCCCTCGGAttaattatatttattaaaGGACCAAGTATATTACTAACTATTTGGAATTCAAAGGACAAAATAATTGCTTTTGTACAAGagaatattttggaatttaCCAAAAGTTTGATTACAAATTGGATTTGGATACCTGTCAAGAGAATTTGGGCCACTGTAAAACATGACACGAATAGTGAAATTTCTATGATGTCGAGTGGTACTTTGGAAACTGAGATGGACTCTCTATATCGTATGCTCAGTTCATTTTATGTTGAAAATGTGAAAGGTACTATAAATGAAGGTAAAATTTATGATGACATTAAACATGGGAATTTGAACGattttatgaaaatttatgagTCCCAAATGCAAAAGCCAATAAAAAACATTGTTAATGGTGAATTAATCAAGTCAATACTAATCCAAATCCAAAAGACAAAAGTTGATGGATCATTAGCATTAGACGGTGTggatcaaattttaaaatctCAGGAACTATTATTCGAATTAATTGCCCTTTCTCCCTCGATTCTTTTAGTTTATCTTTTGAGCATTTCCATTTCTAGGCTTCTAAGACTCCGTGGTGTTTTCAGTAACACaaaaaatgtcaaattACAGCTGAGCAAAAGCTTAAacaaagttgaaaaattgctAAACAACGATAATAGAagtaaaaaagaaaatgggaTCCTCatgattgaaatttcaaaaatatattcttttggGAAACTTATTCTCCCAAGATCTAGGAAGTTAGAGTGGGTCGAAGACCTTGAAGACATGTTTTATACTTCCAATAATAAACTGCATGTGTTGAATAGACTTTATCATGTATACGGTAAATACCtttaa
- the TDA6 gene encoding Tda6p (similar to Saccharomyces cerevisiae VPS62 (YGR141W) and YPR157W; ancestral locus Anc_3.505) encodes MRLIVLIYLTTGGTSMIVPWFNENTEFFKMKIRSIEDPNNEDSLPFILNAKQVNDSNKSLVNDSYIPQYVLENAPIVHLSDDELYFPQDIETYIENFKVTDESNNTILEDLTLQQLENTFTFRNDDLSLSNVHSSKTFLTSKTDFTQNPDYMFGSLYEYKNTGEIRKSAPSVLIVVDKGNGWVDAFWFFFYAFNNGPTVLGNGPWGSHLGDWEHCVVRFFNGQPKAIYMSQHSTGSAYDFNALEKFNGRPLVFSAKGTHGNYASPGRFSHDIPYIAFKPLNDVTDRGPLWDPTSKVYSYKFNPYKDNEVIPINADAKKIGRSWLYYQGHWGNRQLDKKDSRQKTSIFESKYVTGPRGPLYKNLDRVSICGDKNTKICHLKSHLRRSEGFHLAENQNGLVGNNCGVLLEKIKPRWLREIAYFITWRGSLCYLMDLYTG; translated from the coding sequence ATGCGCTTAATAGTACTTATATATTTGACCACTGGGGGTACGTCAATGATCGTACCTTGGTTCAATGAGAAtactgaatttttcaaaatgaaaattagAAGTATTGAAGATCCTAATAACGAGGATTCTTTACCATTCATATTAAATGCAAAGCAAGTTAATGATTCCAACAAGAGTTTGGTTAATGACTCTTACATACCCCAATACGTCTTAGAAAATGCACCAATTGTTCATTTGTCTGATGATGAACTTTATTTCCCCCAAGATATCGAAACTTATatcgaaaatttcaaagtgACAGACGAATCGAATAATACTATATTGGAAGATCTAACTTTACAGCAGTTAGAAAACACATTCACATTTAGGAATGATGATTTGTCTCTCTCTAACGTTCACAGTTCGAAGACATTCTTAACTAGTAAGACAGATTTCACACAAAATCCAGACTATATGTTTGGTTCATTGTATGAGTACAAAAATACTGGTGAAATAAGAAAATCGGCGCCTTCTGTGTTAATTGTTGTAGACAAAGGTAATGGTTGGGTAGACGCATTTTGGTTCTTCTTTTACGCCTTTAACAATGGGCCCACCGTCCTAGGTAATGGTCCATGGGGTTCACATCTGGGTGATTGGGAACATTGTGTAGTCAGATTTTTTAATGGACAACCGAAAGCTATTTACATGAGCCAACATAGCACTGGGAGCGCTTACGATTTTAATGCattggaaaaattcaatggaaGACCATTAGTTTTCAGTGCGAAAGGTACACATGGGAACTATGCATCACCAGGACGATTTTCGCATGATATCCCGTACATTGCGTTTAAACCATTAAATGACGTTACAGACAGAGGCCCATTATGGGATCCAACTTCAAAAGTTTATTCATACAAGTTCAATCCATATAAGGATAATGAAGTCATTCCTATAAATGCTGATgctaaaaaaattggtagAAGTTGGTTATATTACCAAGGACATTGGGGTAATAGACAGTTAGATAAAAAGGATTCCAGACAAAAAACCTCGATTTTCGAATCCAAATATGTTACTGGTCCTAGGGGTCCTTTATACAAGAATCTGGACAGAGTTTCCATTTGTGGTGACAAGAATACTAAGATATGTCATTTAAAATCGCATTTACGTAGATCAGAAGGGTTTCACCTAGCTGAAAATCAAAACGGGTTGGTCGGCAATAATTGCGGTGTCCTATTGGAAAAGATCAAGCCCAGATGGTTACGTGAAATAGCATACTTCATTACGTGGAGAGGTTCACTCTGTTACTTGATGGACCTCTACACGGGTTAA
- the CUR1 gene encoding Cur1p (similar to Saccharomyces cerevisiae BTN2 (YGR142W) and YPR158W; ancestral locus Anc_3.506) — MFSFLAPTVFDTLPTFKSGVANHYGNCINNDPFVPKYKRRRPCSSPQPSQLRELPSIDYSLEKRPYGYQLSLQKYIPKSVLLHQLEKKLHTIKNNIYKPNYEIVTDIFGQQHYVEDQSTEEAYTNAAIEVLRSNLDEIKSDLAREIFKHCRFCLDKENNILKVKLVNLSHEFQLDGSLTKLYVSNYSINEDDLKFDVASITIHIETTDARGSDDNGEPLIESSDASKESKINYLKRKEEMYKNNQKRTHNLRHLRHKKISQGNQVHLQC, encoded by the coding sequence atgttttcttttttagcACCAACAGTTTTCGATACACTACCAACTTTTAAAAGTGGTGTTGCAAACCACTATGGTAATTGCATCAACAATGATCCATTTGTCCCTAAGTATAAAAGAAGGAGGCCATGTAGCAGCCCTCAACCAAGTCAGTTGAGAGAACTACCATCGATAGATTACAGTCTGGAGAAACGTCCTTACGGTTACCAACTTTCGTTACAGAaatatattccaaaatcAGTACTATTACACCAACTGGAGAAAAAGTTGCATACAAtaaaaaacaatatttaCAAGCCCAATTATGAAATAGTCACCGATATATTTGGTCAGCAACATTATGTGGAAGACCAATCAACCGAAGAGGCCTATACGAATGCGGCTATTGAAGTTTTAAGGTCTAATTTGgatgaaatcaaatctGACTTGGCTAGAGAAATATTTAAGCATTGTCGCTTTTGTCTcgataaagaaaacaacATTCTAAAGGTGAAGCTGGTTAATTTAAGTCACGAATTTCAGTTGGATGGCTCACTTACAAAGCTCTATGTATCGAATTACAGCATAAATGAGGACGACTTAAAATTCGATGTTGCTTCTATAACAATTCACATTGAAACAACTGATGCTAGGGGCTCAGACGACAATGGAGAGCCGCTTATAGAGAGTAGTGATGCAAGTAAAGAGAGTAAAATCAactatttgaaaagaaaggaaGAAATGTATAAGAATAATCAAAAGAGAACACATAATTTGAGGCATCTAAGgcacaaaaaaataagcCAAGGCAATCAAGTGCACCTTCAATGCTAG
- the KRE6 gene encoding beta-glucan synthesis-associated protein KRE6 (similar to Saccharomyces cerevisiae SKN1 (YGR143W) and KRE6 (YPR159W); ancestral locus Anc_3.508), giving the protein MVSRNLSNFEEYGREIDDSNENSPSYSQSSSSNIPGADDVETQLLSNPFMNSEEDYSRSASSSIHYTRGEELNVVGYSNNQDTSDYSGYYSRNNDYDTIDHEINTNKNGLNANLLPPKIPTQSSTSLNTELSNNDILAPPAFDRYPLVGSRVTSMANIASPYTDNMNGNSLGTHSESSYVSSPNVFAAEQDFSPFGGYPTTSFPLLMEEKEEDDYLHNPDPEEESRLDKKRFVEDFRHMDRRSFTGLIGILFLFLLAIFIFIVLPALTYSGAIYGDTYSDVVEILSEYSYPTLQAIRTDLVDPDTPTSAHSRQAKSGEYWKLTFSDEFNAEGRTFYSGDDQFWQGPDFNYAATKDLEWYTPDAATTEDGTLKLRMDAFKNHNLYYRSGMLQSWNKLCFTQGILEVSAQLPNYGRVSGLWPGLWTMGNLGRPGYMATTDGVWPYSYDSCDAGITPNQSSPDGISYLPGQRLSVCTCDDEDHPNQGTGRGAPEIDIIEAETDTTLGDGLASQSMQIAPFDIWYIPDYDFIEIYNFSTTVMNTYAGGSYQQAVSAVSTLNTTWYEFGADAGYFQKYSMEYLNDDDDGYVRWFVGDVPTFTVYATALHPNGNIGWRRISKEPMSIILNLGISNNWAYIDWQMIYFPVTMSVDYVRIYQPNDSISITCDPDDYPTYEYISDHATAYEDYNLTSWSDTNYTVPKNILTGNCESSKYSLST; this is encoded by the coding sequence ATGGTTTCAAGGAATTTatctaattttgaagaatatgGACGAGAAATAGATGATTCGAATGAAAATTCGCCATCTTACTCTCAAAGTTCCTCATCCAACATTCCCGGAGCGGACGACGTAGAGACCCAGCTTTTGTCAAATCCGTTTATGAATAGTGAAGAGGATTACAGTAGGTCAGCTTCCTCCTCCATACATTACACTAGAGGTGAAGAGTTAAATGTAGTTGGGTACTCAAACAATCAGGATACATCGGATTATAGTGGCTATTATTCGAGGAATAACGACTATGACACTATTGATCACGAAATTAACACTAATAAGAATGGTTTGAATGCAAATCTTCTACCACCTAAAATACCTACGCAGTCTAGTACATCACTGAATACTGAACTATCGAACAACGATATTTTAGCACCCCCAGCATTCGATAGATATCCCCTTGTTGGTTCTAGGGTTACTTCAATGGCCAACATAGCTAGTCCATATACAGATAACATGAATGGAAATTCATTAGGAACACATTCCGAATCTTCTTATGTTTCCAGTCCAAACGTATTTGCTGCAGAACAAGACTTTTCTCCTTTTGGAGGATATCCTACTACATCGTTCCCATTACTAATGGAAGAgaaagaggaagatgatTACTTACACAATCCCGATCCAGAAGAGGAAAGCAGACTTGATAAAAAAAGGTTTGTAGAAGATTTTAGGCACATGGATAGAAGATCTTTCACTGGCTTGATTGGGATattattcttatttttactagcaattttcatttttattgtcCTACCCGCTCTTACATATTCGGGTGCTATATATGGGGATACTTATTCTGATGTTGTTGAAATACTTTCGGAGTACTCATATCCAACTTTACAAGCCATCAGAACAGATTTGGTTGACCCTGATACTCCAACCTCTGCACACTCAAGACAAGCTAAAAGCGGCGAATATTGGAAACTGACTTTTTCCGATGAATTTAATGCAGAAGGTAGAACTTTCTACTCTGGCGATGATCAATTCTGGCAGGGCCCAGACTTTAACTATGCTGCTACGAAGGATTTAGAATGGTATACCCCAGACGCTGCCACCACCGAGGATGGTACTTTAAAATTAAGAATGGATGCCTTTAAAAATCATAATCTTTACTATAGATCCGGTATGCTACAAAGTTGGAACAAATTATGTTTCACCCAAGGTATTCTGGAAGTTTCTGCTCAATTACCCAATTATGGTCGCGTTTCTGGTTTATGGCCTGGTCTCTGGACAATGGGTAATTTAGGAAGACCTGGTTACATGGCCACCACTGACGGTGTTTGGCCTTACAGTTACGATAGTTGTGATGCGGGAATTACACCAAATCAAAGTTCTCCAGACGGTATTTCTTACTTACCAGGACAAAGATTAAGCGTTTGCACATGCGATGACGAGGATCACCCAAATCAGGGTACTGGTAGAGGTGCTCCAGAgattgatattattgaagCCGAAACTGATACAACGTTGGGAGATGGTTTAGCGTCACAGTCTATGCAAATTGCTCCCTTCGATATTTGGTATATCCCTGATTatgatttcattgaaatataCAACTTTTCAACAACAGTAATGAATACTTATGCAGGCGGTTCTTACCAACAAGCAGTGTCAGCAGTTTCAACTCTGAACACTACATGGTACGAATTTGGCGCAGATGCTGGttatttccaaaaatattCTATGGAGTATCTCAATGACGATGACGATGGCTATGTTCGTTGGTTTGTTGGAGATGTACCAACGTTTACAGTATACGCAACTGCATTACATCCAAATGGTAATATTGGATGGAGGCGTATCAGTAAAGAACCAATGTCAATTATTCTAAATCTTGGTATCTCCAATAATTGGGCGTACATTGATTGGcaaatgatttattttccAGTAACGATGTCTGTGGATTATGTCAGAATATATCAACCAAATGATTCCATTTCGATCACATGTGATCCTGATGATTATCCAACTTATGAATATATAAGCGACCATGCTACCGCCTATGAAGATTATAACCTCACCAGCTGGTCTGATACTAATTATACAGTTCCAAAGAATATCTTAACTGGCAATTGCGAGAGCTCCAAGTATTCATTATCAACATAA